The Brassica napus cultivar Da-Ae chromosome C7, Da-Ae, whole genome shotgun sequence genomic interval GGTTGATAGCTAGCCCAACCCAATGCCTGTCGTCCCATATCATTGGTGCGTAAATTGTGTGTATGTTGCTAATCCATTGCTGGCCCGGGAGGAGAACAAGTTTGGACAAATGAGCATCCCAACGAAACTTGTTTTTGTCGACAGCTGCATTGAATTGTCGCCATTTTTTCTGGATGTAAGATGTGAGCCATGGTGTAACAAAGATGCTACTTTCCTTGGCTAGCACGTAATCGTTTCTGACACCAGCTCTGTAGATAAGGACCTCCATTTGCTGCAAAAGTGAGATTGATTCATTTAGTGTGTGACACAGTTGGTATATGATGTATTAGTATGATGTTGATTGATTGTTTGTGTTTGAGAGAATGGACCGTGCTGTCTGTCCATTCTCCTGGAATTGCTAGCCTGATAAGGGATGAGTTTTTGAAAGCTGTTGTGTAAGAGTTGATGTGTAGGCtgcagtaatttttttttgtggtcaGTGGTTAATAGCTTTAATACGTTAGCGAAAACATAGGTTTGTAGGTAATTGACATACATGTCTTGGTGGTGCTGAAGAGTGTTGTGGAAGTCTTCCCATAGTTGAGGGTCGATAGGAGCGAACAGCATGGTGGCGGGGACTGGAGGAGAACTGAGCAGTAGTTTGGCTATGTATTCCTCTGGGCCGGAGGGTACGTGTGCTGGCAATTTTTTAGAGGGAGACGAGTCGCTGACGTAGACAAGTGCAGATGTAGCTTCAAGCAGGGGATCCGAGTGTTCCTGTAGGCAAGTAGAGTTTGATAAGCGAAACCTCTCAAGCACATTGTAATCTTTGGTGTTAGTGCTTACTTGGTCTGATGTGCTGGTTTTAGATGTAGTCTTTGAAGTAGCTTGAGATGCGAAGTCATTAACAGTCGTTGCGTGTGCTACGAATCCTAGCTGGCGGGGTGTTTGGATTGGAACCGGCTTGCGCACGTGGCTGATTCTGGTAGGTATAGATGCGATTTGCTTGGGGCTTAAGTTCACTGGATAGAGGCGTGGGGGTGCTGAGCATATCTCTATGTCCTTGGTTGGCTGGTCGTGGTTAGTGTCTTGTTGTTTGATGGTGCTGGTTAGTGGGGTTTTGGATTTAGGAGTTTTGAGAGGTGAGGGCGGTGTCGAGGTTTGTggcattgtttttgttttaggaGAGTAATGGTGGGTGGAGTTGTTGTGCGGAGACATAGGGTTAAGGCTTGGGTGCGCTTGTTCCGTTGACTTGATGACGCTGTTTATGATGAGGTCTGCTTCGTCTGTTGTTATGTCTCCACGGTTAGCTGAAAACCTTTGGGCGTTGTATTGGCTTACAAACGGCGAAATGGTCTCCCCACTTGGTGAGTGGGGAGAGTTATCTTGGCTGGACACCTGCAAGAGCTGCAAAGGGGACTTGTGGCGTTAGTTTTGTATTAGTTAGGCGTTGTAAGAGGGGAGAGGTTGAAAGTAATAGGTGCACCTTTGTTGGCTGTGGTTGTGCCTGCGGTGTGGACCCTGCGTTATAGTAAGCAGGGTTGTGGTCATCTAGGCATGGGTGGACAGACGTGGTTTCCTGCAACGTTGTGTAGGTGGGTTAGTTTCATTTGAAGCAATTTAATTGCAGATGGTTTTGCACTATTATGGCGTGGGAAGCATAATCAAGACGATGTGTAcctgtattgtttttttttagggcTGAGCTCGTCGATGGCGTTCATAGTCGTGTGGTCAGCTGCTTTTGGTTGGCTCCCTGTGGTTTCCTGCAACGGTGTGTTGTTGGGTGAGTTGCATTTTGAAGCATTCAAAGTTTTGCAGATGGTTTTTCACTATTATGACGTGGGAAACACTAGTAGGATGAGTAGAAGATGTGTACATGTATTGTCTTTGTTTGAGGGTTGAACTCATCGATGGAGTTTATAGTCGTGTGGTCAGCTGTTTGTGGTTGGTTGCCTGTGGTTGCCTGTTCAGGGGGTTTGTATTTTAGGTGCACGGCAAGCAACTAATCTGAAAACACGGGTTGAGAGTATTTAAATCACGGGCTCACCTGCGTAGGATAGTCTGGAAGAGAATAGTCAGGCATGTCGGCATGTTGTATTGGCGCAGAGCTTGTGGGTGAGTGTCAGGAAGAAGAGGTTAACACACAACAGTGGAATGAACAGAACATTTTAACTAATGTTGTTGTATCACCTGTGGGTTTTCAGCGGGAGTAGTTTCAGTGAAAGGTCCTTAGTGCGGTGAACGGGGAGATGTTCGTAATGTTCGTGTGTTTATCTCCTCCAGGGTGATATTCTGAGAAGCGAGGCATGGAAATAGCGTTAGCGGGCAGCTATGAGTATTGTAATGGTGTGGAGGATGAAGTTTACCTTGGagggtttttttggtttttgtttgcgGAGCTTAGGGGTCACTGAGGTCAGCTTACAGCTTTGTTTTTTGTGGGTCCGAAAGAGCTTTCTCCTATGGCGACGATTGTCTGACTGCAGCTGAGCGATCGCAATGTCGTGTTCTTTGATTTTGGCTTCTAACCACTCGTTGGTATGAGGAGCGTCACTAACATTGGGTTTGAAGTAATTTGATATCCGCTTTTGTTTGCGAGCTGATGAGGCTCGTTTCTTGGGAGTTTTGTTGACTTTGAGAGGCTGTTTCTTTGGGACCGTATGTTTCCTGTGCACGGTTAAGACTGCAGGTTTGAAGATGAATTCAGGGTTGGATGTATCACCCCCCGGCCAGTCGAAAAGGTGGAAATGATGGTTCTCGGCAATCAAGGACTCCATATAAACAACACGTTCGTCGCTCGTCTCATTCCCCCAGGAAGGTGCATTTTCAGCTAGTGGTATTACGCGGAGCTGCCAAACTTTTTTGAATTAGTCATTTTGGAAAGGAAATAAGTAAACTTTGGGAAGCAATTTTTGTTGCACTGGCCTGTGTGTCTGCCTCTACGGTGAGGAAATCTTCAAGGTGAATTGAGCCATGTGGTGGGAGATGTCCTTCGTCCAGATCCAGCAAAGTCAAGTTGTAGTATGGGGCTGGTATCTTGGTGGCAAGGAGTGGAATCTCTTTCATGGCTACAAGCTGGAGCGCTAGAGCAAATCCCGTGAGCCTGTAGGTTGTCTGTTGGAGAACCTGAGCTAGTGCGCCGACGGGGTCTGCAGCATCTGTAGGCGGTTTCATGCAGGTAATTGTTTTGAGAAACGATTCACGGCCCCATGGGAATTTGAGGAACGCGTCGAGGTTGTCAACCATACGAACGTAATGCAGAGTAGGCTTTGCAACTTGTTTGTGAGCGATGAGTACTCCGTCGACGATCATGATAAGGGCGAGGCGTAGCCGCTTGTCTGATGGCAAGGTTTTGTCAGTCTCTAGCATGTGTCCAATGTCAGCAATAGTAACTTGAGAATCATGGCCAATTAGTTTCTGCCAGAGAGGGTCCTTAGCAAGGTTTCTGACTTTGAAGGAAGGGGCATCGTAGCTAGCGGGGAAAGGACCACAAGGGAGACCTGTTACCGTGTGAAATTCAGCAAGAGAGAAGCGGAATGGAGATCCAGCAACTACTGGCCAGAGGGTATACTCCTGAAGAGACACAACCTGTCTGCACAACAGGCTGTGGAGAAGTTTGTGCGAGACAGGGGACTGGCGAGCAGGGATATCGAAGAGACGGCCAAAGCAAGAGTTCCTTATGACCTCAAACTCATCAGAACCGCGAAGGACATTCCTGACGAAATAGAGTATGTCGGGTTTGGAATATACGTTTAACTGTTTCGTCGGGAATCGATTTGTTGCAAAGAGTCATTCCGGTAGACGGCGATATGGCCGGGAACTCGCACATGTGTCTGCATGAAGAAGTAATTAGAACAAGTGAGAAAGTAGTGACTGTAAAAAAGTGAGAAAGAACATCCCTAGAGCTGTCGATAAGAACATCGATAAATAAGAGAAGGAGCGACATACCAGTCATTGAGGGGCAACCAAAGTACTTCTCCTAACTTCGTCTCGACGGGGAAGCGGCGAATAAGACAGGGTGAAACTAGAGCTGCGGCGAGGAGAGATTAATCAACGACATTTAGGACTTTTTAGAGGATATGGTAATTTGAGATTGTCTGAGAGGATTGTGTTGAGTAATCGGAGATTTGAGAGGATCTCGGCTAGGGTTAAACCGTCGACGTAGAGATGCGGCGAGCGAGGGAAATCAGTGACAATTAGGGTTGGTGAATAGCACTAGACGAGAAATAAGATTTGGTAAAGAGGTAAATGGTGTTGtgtgtaaaaaataataaatttaactatGGTAAGAAGAGTTAACTAGAGTAGTCATGGTTCTAGGGTAGTTCAGTCATTTGAGTACAGTAAAGTACTCCACATGTAGAGACTATGTCTagttgatatggaagaagaatAAAGTATGTGTGAATGTAAAATTTTCTTTGATAATTGTATTGAATTTGTGATGTTGCATAACTGTGTCATAGCCATTTCACAAAGTAATTTTGCATTTTATTCTTAAAtcgttattaatttttttaaataacaaattattCATATAATTTTGTTTAGCAATCAAATATTAATCTAGATTTTGACAAACATCGGTGATAAGGTCTTTTATGATATGTCTATGAAAGTAAAAGTGGGTTGACTAATTATATTGAGATATGTGAGGATTCAGCACCTTTAACAGCTTGTTAGAGTGGACATTGGGCAGCAGTGTCAATCGATACCACCatggtgtcggtcgacacccTTCGGGTATCAGAGCCGAATGAAGTTGAAAAACCTAAGTCTATGAGAATAAATAGtaagaagaggaagagcaaaATTCCGAAGGATGATTCTACCTTGATTCTTATTCCTCAGACTCGTCGAGATGGTAGCATTGAGTATAGATTTCGCAACAGAGGCGATTTACAGCCATTTGCCAAGATCATAGCAGTTGACACTTCAGAGCAGAGAGAAAAAACATATGAGAAAACTTTTCAATAGCCAATAGAACTGAAATGATTTATCTTTTACTGACAGAACGAAAGAAAAATCTGTCCTCGATAAGATAGTCCAGGCAGTGGCGGAGCTACGTTAGTGGAGAGGGGGGTCcagataaaacaaaatatttatcaaaatcgTTAAGTAATTAACCAAAGCTTCACTAGATCAGCTAGTCTTGCCCCCGTTGAAATTTTCTTCCTGCCCCCACCAAACCTTCCCTCAAGCCtcacatctctttttttttttttttttctgtcaatagttttttaatttatagaaacgGGCCCAGCCCAGAAACAGATTACAATATAAGCCCACTAAACCTACCGGGCTAAAACTCGTTACACAATTGGGCCCATTTCCAGCGGCCCACCTTGAGAAACCCTAGACACTACACGGGAGCGAAGCGCGGCCGCCTCGCAGATCAGTCTTTTTGTCGCGTGGACACGTGTTAACATCCTCGACGTCGAGGGTCACGTGTCGCGAGATCATCGCATCACACCCGCTTCCCGACCTTACCGGAGATCCAACCTTCGGATCAAACCGGCCACACCGGAACTCCGTCGTTCCGAACCTCTTCACCGTAAAGAGCTTATGGGACTCTAATACCGGAGAGAATCAATCGTCATGGCGAGATCTCATCCACCTCCGTTCACCGCAGCCGCCCAAAGCCTCGCATGCAACCTCACTCTTTCCGTCGGAGATCTTCCTCTCCTCCGACGCGACCAGAAACAACTCAAAACCACAACTAAACCccgaaataaaaaaacaaacggaagacctaaaccctaaaagacTAGGGGACGGAAGCCGGCGACGTAAAGTTGAGATAGCCTTTATCTCCCGGAAGCTGGATCCGACGACGGCGGAACTAAGGAAGCTTCCCCGCCGCGGAGACAGACGACCGGCGGCGACGGATCTGTGAGAGCCTCCGTCTCCCGGAGCTAGAACTCGAACTATTGacactcccccccccctcctaCCCGCAAACCCCGCCGTGACTCCCGGACCAGAACCACACCGGTTGGTGGCTGATCAGAGCTCCGACAAACGGAAACCGAGTAAGAGGAAGAGCGACAGGACCGGATGATTTTATCGAAGGGAAAAGGGCTCCAGCGTCGGCACGGACGCTCATGCGCCGGCCGACCGCCGGATCCCCTTTGTAaagatttttctctctctaactttCTCTCTCACCTCACGATGTGGTAGTGAACTTTTAAGCCTCACATCTCaccatttcaattttttttttaatcttatattTATCAGTTGTAATAAATTACTAGGATAAGCCATGCGCCTTGTGCTgggtaaatttatatgaaaattatttaagaaatatcgtatgaaaaataaattatattattgatcgaattaatatacttggctcttaaacaattttttaaaactttttttgttaattacgtaatttgtttactaattaactgatctcttttttaaaaatattttaggtcaaaaaattatttatcgcataaaaacctaacgtttaggccgaagaatctcatgcctactatttggttacaatgaaactatgtcagctcggttttatatcatgatttggcaatttaaaagttaattatggttatgagaagtttacgttcacgtgccaattATATCTATCTTCgacatttttctcctttttgtgtcattttggttattgctcgatataaatattaatttttgagtttattctcaattctttcttttattttggcctgaaatttataaaatgtttaagattcaaaattattaaatagatacatacttaggttaagatctacGTCTTGTGCAGAacaaatacttattttatatttttttgcatattatgaaataaaaaaataataattatatattaaataactaagaaattagTTACTATTgtgtaataaattggcttgcacatataaatcaaatgactgctcttgtttattcgcaatcattttagaataaataaatcaaaacaatcaatcttatctatcgtatatgatatatacttaaatttaaacgatatgaagtatatatatattaacatcaacaccaattaaaataaattattattttattatcattgtatcttattatagaaaaaaattaaacattgatcacaaaagtttatgtaagacttttaacagttttagtaatttatactcgttttaaaaaattcaaaatacaacatatacaaaaaaatctaaatttttaatatatgattaatgtaattgtgtaatttattttaatagtaaataattaaaaaaatgatagaaaacataaaaattactagcaaatcttcattatttaaaatcattaattattatatatattataaccacattaggtaattctgtaggttttatttaaggaaataatatataataaatagccaccttgctttagttaatatcatatgatatcatatagttggtattaaatgtttctagtgagatataaaaatcgaattggaccaacatatttttcaatttcaatgtgagGCTGACACGTAGGACTAATTAACTACCTAATTGATTGACACATAaacaatggtttttttttaattattacaaaattgaggttagtcttttcaaatgtttctcaattaatatataggagattgaTACTTTCCTATTTTGCATGTACACTAATATCCATGACAAAATATTCAATGCATTTTTGTGTTGTGAAAGTAATggaaaattttatctttattcataacatagaggttccttatataagagattacaccgtcatagataaatgaaaagagtacaaatcataatccaactaagaaaaaggaaaacataaagACATAAGGTAAAGGAAAAGctggccgactctctctttcTTGGGCCGATGATggtataatctcttggttatgagccatccacaatctggttcataacactcccccttggatgccacagccatttagagcttgtaatgtgctttaatgttgcctcattaaaaccttaccaggaaaacccaattgggacaaaaccatggtgaaggaaaaagagtacaacacacattactccccctgatttggacattactgaaggtcccttggacctctccagttttctgcaatccgtgggcgatgaagatcttgggcagaatatgcttcgtcctcgaacatgataattggttcttctttaccatcggccatgctacaatctgatcgaacatattgagtcatcgacctcaaatacacacacacgaaatcttggatgatgttgctgtgatatgcgtgtaccaccatgtgaaAAGCATAATCTGTctgaaaaacaaatcaacaaaaccaaataactcctctttgggctggttagtataaaataaaccaaaatcaaaggcttcttcatcgtccttcttatggaccaaacatatcagtatctaaaacaagacttctgcatcgtccatctcaggactaaatggacttctttatcgtccacctttggactgaatggattgttggggtcgaaaacggttacgatgaagttaacgtccaaatccccgcagaatacaagtatgtctttccgccacaaatcatgctcggtcaagaaaacgtcgcaacgtatgttcccgagataaagcttcgttcgaattctatttagatcaaacataagccatcggaaacatacccagaccagctacggataggtccgagtataacgatcagaacacggacgaaccaagctcggtcattacgcaactaccgcacatgcacgctgtccggtcactacgtagcgaccgagcgtcagttccgctcggtcgctacgtagcgaccgagctcgagccaagctcggtcgctatgtagcgaccgagcgttcgtcccactcggtcgctacgtagcgaccgagattgGCTCGAgctaagctcggtcgctacgtagcgatcgagcgttcatcccgctcggtcgctacattgcgaccgagcttgagccaatctcggtcgctacgttgcgaccgagcttgagccaatctcggtcgctacgttgcgaccgagctcttccgaaacatcgatacgacattagtccatgcattctcgtctacccttcgatgctatctcctgaagaccgtagcgaacccatttcatgtttcccgccattctaagtcatcgatcaaactttacggtaaaaaccgcggaaagttcgttttttaTCGATGGAAGCCGTAATTAatgcttcgagtcagaagacggcccaaagggacctaagacatgactcgaggcccaacttacgatttcttaaccaatagcccgtaagccgcatgacggtttacacttggttcgcaaggaaagataaatgtcaagtttctgcggataaatatgaaattttgaagataattacgaagatcgaaaaaaatagaatatctccatttttatgctatgacggcttaagggcagaagaggaaaagcgtaaaccgacctatgAGCCAGTATATaaagagtcctaggcgagaggcatggggagagACTTTTTTCGGAGAAaatttagcacttagagcgatttaggcatatttccatttttgttatttcgagctgcgacacaattaggtttagccgtcttagggttgctagaactaggaatctcgccgacagctctcgagcccaggcatatatcttgttgtaacgctcaaacacgaattcggaataagatctattttgttctccttttacgatttttgtactTTGTCATTGATATCtcatgttctgattgcttagcgtgtggtattaacagatctctgggacctctgggaaattagggttttcctagtttcctaatttaaacagaaatcgagagtgcgaatttcggttcccacagtttggcgctagaaggaggggggtacggatcaatctaactctcaaccacatcacgctcaaccagacatgtcaactgacgacgcggataacgtgcagactcctcttaacggaagcagtggcactgatctccacactcccgcagcggacgtatccgcggccaacgcaccagccaaccctgcggcgctcgaggagtttaaaaagatgttcgccacctacgaaaaaaggtcggaagaacaggacatgctcgtgagcaccttgaccaaacatgttgaaaccttaacggcaaggaccagAGCAATCCCTCCCGGCGAAAacactaaagtccgcgggaaaagactcgacttcgctaccccactcaataggcctggagccgcgcgggaacaaccttcgggtcaaaaccctagcaaAAAATCTCCTGTcaaaaaggggaaccctgaaattCCTCCGCCTCCCACAAACgattcggaggataacgaagtcgAGCACGTCGAcatggatcctagcgatgtctccaacgataccgatgaggacgtcgacacacatccaagaaggaccagaagccgatctgctcgggaaagctctccatTCGACAAACCGATGACGGAAGAGGACGAAGTCCtttattggaacgaacaagaagagctggctgaaaagcaaaccgagctcactcgcagtaaacgccgacaggctctaaatctgctggcgagacgtcggatatccgcgatcttcgcgactatatcaccaagactgcggcagaagtaagagccgtgaaatcccaaatctatcacgctaccagcgctgcacccgagatcgactggctgctggaaggggctcagaagacccccttcaccactcgcatctcagatatgagggtatccgattcgggaaaaatcaaagtaccgaagtatgatggtacgactgATCCGaaggcgcaccttcaggctttccacatcacgatgggaagagtgagactgaaggacggcgaaaaagacaCAGGCTACTGCCGCCTTTTCGTCGAGAATctggaaggagcagccctcgaatggttcgcacgccttaagcgaaactctatcgggagtttccAACAGCTCGCATCgaaatttctcaagcaatactctatgttcatagatagagaaacttccgatgtcgatctctggagtctgtcccagagggaagacgaacccctccgcgagttcatcagccgattcacgctggtaatgtccagggtcagcgggataagcgacaaggtggccattgatgctctcagaaagacgctctggtacaagtcgaaattaagaaaatggaaaaccctcgacaaaccgcggatgatccaagacgccctccacaaggcgacggactacatcataatcgaggaagaaacgaaagtcttatcgcaaaaacataagtcggcaagaccatcctcgaaagatatagatccaaaaacgaagaagaagaactctcgtaacgacaagtatgtccatcacgatgGGGAGGTTCTCCAAGGACcgcacaattacgcgatcagttcggaccagggccgaaccacgggtaatacgtggactcgcaatcaaggatatgacgaaaacactctttgcgagttccaccagtcccgaggacactccacgactaactgcaaagtcttgggagcaaggctggctgcgaagctactagctggagagctctcggaagtgaccagcgtgaaatatctcatcctcgagaccgatcaCCCCCCGAAGACGGACAGATAATAACATGCAATATTAAAGCTAATAACATGCAATATTAAACCTCAAATCATTCAATCAGGAtataaaaactatcaatcctaactCACACGGATTTAAACCTCAAAGaaacattcaatcaatcaaacaaataaaataatccatGCACACgtaatttagggtttacagatTGATAGAGTGCGGAAGCCGTATAAGTAAAAGATCAAGGGTTTGATCTTGAACTTGATAACTCGAAAATAATAGAAGGGGCGCGAATACTCTTCGCAGTGCCTTTTGCAAAGCTCttttaaaacctaaaacttATAATTCTTATTAATCAAATCGTATTTTACAAAAGCCATAAGAGAGTTCTTTATATAGAACCCTTAAACCGTCATAAGAAAACCTATTCCTAATAGTAAAACCCCAAAGATAAggaaataaacataaaacaaaaatagcttaaagaaaagaaaagtagcCGTTAGCTTCTAGGCATTGGAATCCTTTGTGATCATAAGTGACGCTGCATCAGGTCCCACGGGGTGAGGAGGATTCGACCACGAATCTGGCGGGACATTGTCACCATGGAAGCGAGACAGATGCTTCACATTAAAAACGTCGGAAGTCCTCAAGTGATCGGGTAACTTGACGCGATATGCATTTGGATTGATACGCTCAATCACCTCCACCGGCCCAATCTTTTTAGACTTAAGCTTGTTGTATTCTCGCAATGGAAGTCGCTCTTTAGTCAGATAGACCCACACAAGATCTCCCAGAGCAAAAATGACTTCACGGCGTTTGGAATCAGCCGCCGCTTTATACTTCTGTGCGGAAGACTCGAGATGTTCCTGAGCTTTCGTATGAACCGACTGCAACTCGGTAATGAAGTTGATAGCTTCCCCGTGTTGTCTCGTCCGGTCTGGCGCaatggagaggtccaagggtcCCCGTGGAATCATGCCATAGACGACACGAAAAGGAGAATAACCAAGGCTGCGATTCAGGGCGTGGTTATGTGCAAACTCCGCCTGGCTCAACTTGCTATCCCAAGATTTAATATTGTCCCCGACGAGGCTGCGTAAAAGATTTCCTAGCGACCTATTTGTAACCTCTGTTTGACCATCGGTTTGTGAGTGATATGCAGAGCTCATGTTTAAGGAAGTGCCGAGAAGCTTCCATATGGATCGCCAAAAATGGCTAAGGAAACGGGTATCGCGGTAGGAGACTATCGACGAAGGCAAGCCGTGTAATTGATACACCTCACGAAATAGAGCACGGCGACCTGAACAGCATCTGTTGTCTTTTTACACGCTATAAAGTGTGCCATTTTTGAGAATCTATCGACGACGACGAAGATAAAGTCATGACCACGTTGAGTACGAGGCAAGCCAAGCACGAAGTCCATACTAACATCCGTCCAAGGTTGAGTTGGGATTGGTAACGGAAGATATAAACCAGCGCTCCATGAACCGTTCCACATCGCGTCATAACGTTGGCCAAAAGTACGACGTCGTGACGAGGTGCAGCATACGATCACGCCCCACATGGCCCTCATTGTGGAGTTCAGCGACTATTTTGAGGCGGCGACTGCGGTCGGGTACACACAAACGTAGCCCGCGAAACAGGAAACCATCTTGAATGGAGTAGTCATCATGTAAGCCCTGTTTCGTCTCAGCAAAGATGCGCGCAAATAATGGATCATAGTCATATAACTCAGTAAAAGTGGAAAAATCCGAAACCGATTTGTGCATAGTTGTAAGCAAGCAGTGTCGCCTACTAAGGGCATCAGCCACCCGATTAGTTTTGCCAGGCTTATGGCGTATAGAAAACGTAAACTGTTGCAGATATGCTATCCATCCGGCATGACGAGATGAAATTTTTGCCTGACTGTCCAGATGACGCAGAGCATCATGATCTGTAAAGAGTACAAAATCTCGATGAACCAAGTAATGTCGCCAATGTTTTATGGCTTGGACGATAGCATAAAACTCGACGTCGTAAGTACTATAACGACTTCGGGGACCAGTCAGTTTTTCATTGTAATAAGCAACAGGCCGGCTGTTTTGACTCAACACCGCACC includes:
- the LOC125590197 gene encoding uncharacterized protein LOC125590197 isoform X1, whose amino-acid sequence is MSPHNNSTHHYSPKTKTMPQTSTPPSPLKTPKSKTPLTSTIKQQDTNHDQPTKDIEICSAPPRLYPVNLSPKQIASIPTRISHVRKPVPIQTPRQLGFVAHATTVNDFASQATSKTTSKTSTSDQVSTNTKDYNVLERFRLSNSTCLQEHSDPLLEATSALVYVSDSSPSKKLPAHVPSGPEEYIAKLLLSSPPVPATMLFAPIDPQLWEDFHNTLQHHQDILHINSYTTAFKNSSLIRLAIPGEWTDSTQMEVLIYRAGVRNDYVLAKESSIFVTPWLTSYIQKKWRQFNAAVDKNKFRWDAHLSKLVLLPGQQWISNIHTIYAPMIWDDRHWVGLAINLHLSHVEVLDPFLMLYNDRKAKTALQPVLEMLPFIISKLTTNTPSQFEGDRPFTWQRRKEI
- the LOC125590197 gene encoding uncharacterized protein LOC125590197 isoform X2; the protein is MSPHNNSTHHYSPKTKTMPQTSTPPSPLKTPKSKTPLTSTIKQQDTNHDQPTKDIEICSAPPRLYPVNLSPKQIASIPTRISHVRKPVPIQTPRQLGFVAHATTVNDFASQATSKTTSKTSTSDQEHSDPLLEATSALVYVSDSSPSKKLPAHVPSGPEEYIAKLLLSSPPVPATMLFAPIDPQLWEDFHNTLQHHQDILHINSYTTAFKNSSLIRLAIPGEWTDSTQMEVLIYRAGVRNDYVLAKESSIFVTPWLTSYIQKKWRQFNAAVDKNKFRWDAHLSKLVLLPGQQWISNIHTIYAPMIWDDRHWVGLAINLHLSHVEVLDPFLMLYNDRKAKTALQPVLEMLPFIISKLTTNTPSQFEGDRPFTWQRRKEI